A region of Piscinibacter gummiphilus DNA encodes the following proteins:
- a CDS encoding LysE family translocator, translating to MNSHSHELLAVATLTILAVVSPGADFAMVTRNSLLHGRRAGLLSALGVAAGVQLHVLYTMLGVGLLLRNAPEWLGVIRLAGAAYLVVVGWTTFRAGPAREGALAASAGLGPWAAWRMGFLTNALNPKTTLFVVSVYTQVVSAGTPLWQQAAYGGFMSVAHLVWFATVTFLFSEPRLRARLMARQQGVNRAIGGVLVGLGVWLAVG from the coding sequence ATGAACTCACACAGCCACGAACTGCTCGCCGTCGCCACGCTCACCATCCTCGCGGTGGTCAGCCCCGGCGCCGACTTCGCGATGGTCACGCGCAACAGCCTGCTTCATGGCCGGCGCGCCGGGTTGCTGTCGGCCCTCGGCGTGGCCGCCGGCGTTCAGCTGCACGTGCTCTACACGATGCTCGGCGTGGGCCTGCTGCTGCGCAACGCGCCCGAGTGGCTGGGCGTCATCCGCCTCGCCGGTGCCGCCTACCTCGTGGTGGTGGGATGGACGACCTTCCGCGCGGGACCGGCCCGCGAGGGCGCCCTGGCCGCCTCCGCAGGGCTCGGCCCCTGGGCCGCATGGCGCATGGGCTTCCTCACGAATGCGCTGAACCCGAAGACCACGCTGTTCGTCGTCAGCGTCTACACGCAGGTGGTCTCCGCCGGCACCCCGCTGTGGCAGCAGGCCGCGTACGGCGGTTTCATGTCGGTGGCCCACCTCGTGTGGTTCGCCACGGTGACGTTCCTGTTCTCGGAGCCGCGCCTGCGCGCCCGGTTGATGGCCCGGCAGCAGGGCGTCAACCGCGCGATCGGCGGCGTGCTGGTCGGGCTCGGGGTCTGGCTGGCCGTGGGCTGA
- the hslO gene encoding Hsp33 family molecular chaperone HslO: MSELHKFLFEGLPVRGMLVRLTEGWQEVLQRRAEAGDAFPRPVRQLMGEMAAAGVLMQSNINFNGALVLQVHGDGPVKLAVAEVQSDLAFRVTAKVVGDVPEDAQLEGLVNVRGHGRCAITLDPQGRVPGQQPYQGVVALHGDHREPLQRLSEVLEHYMLQSEQLDTKLILAADDNIAAGLLIQRLPVEGSRNLEGQRNEDEIGLNEAYNRIAHLAATLTSEELLTLDAETVLRRLFWEEDVRRFEPTMPRFACTCSRERVADMLRNLGQDEVDGILTEQGKVEVGCDFCGRQYLFDPIDADELFIPARDQPPGSTALN; encoded by the coding sequence ATGAGCGAGTTGCACAAGTTCCTGTTCGAAGGCCTGCCGGTGCGCGGCATGCTGGTGCGCCTCACGGAAGGCTGGCAGGAAGTGCTCCAGCGCCGCGCCGAAGCGGGCGACGCGTTTCCCCGGCCGGTGCGGCAGCTGATGGGCGAGATGGCCGCGGCCGGCGTGCTGATGCAGTCCAACATCAATTTCAACGGCGCGCTGGTGCTGCAGGTCCATGGCGACGGGCCCGTGAAGCTCGCCGTGGCCGAGGTGCAGAGTGACCTCGCCTTCCGCGTGACCGCGAAGGTGGTGGGCGACGTGCCCGAGGATGCGCAGCTCGAAGGCCTCGTCAACGTGCGTGGACACGGCCGCTGCGCCATCACGCTGGACCCGCAGGGCCGCGTGCCCGGCCAGCAGCCGTACCAGGGCGTGGTGGCGCTGCACGGCGACCACCGCGAGCCGCTGCAGCGCCTGAGCGAGGTGCTCGAGCACTACATGCTGCAGTCCGAGCAGCTCGACACGAAGCTGATCCTCGCGGCCGACGACAACATCGCTGCGGGCCTGCTGATCCAGCGCCTGCCGGTCGAGGGCTCGCGCAACCTGGAGGGCCAGCGCAACGAGGACGAGATCGGCCTCAACGAAGCCTACAACCGCATCGCCCACCTGGCCGCCACGCTCACGAGCGAGGAGCTGCTGACGCTCGACGCCGAGACCGTGCTGCGCCGCCTGTTCTGGGAAGAGGACGTGCGCCGCTTCGAGCCCACGATGCCGCGCTTTGCGTGCACCTGCTCGCGCGAGCGCGTGGCCGACATGCTGCGCAACCTGGGCCAGGACGAGGTCGACGGCATCCTGACCGAGCAGGGCAAGGTGGAGGTGGGCTGCGACTTCTGCGGCCGGCAGTACCTCTTCGACCCCATCGACGCCGACGAACTCTTCATCCCGGCGCGCGACCAGCCGCCGGGTTCCACCGCCCTCAACTGA
- a CDS encoding ferritin-like domain-containing protein — protein MNPRERALRVLTLTDPAEKALQARALFDTLDPATVDPAPVFADPGDLPGRPARPVLKTAREVPSRSPFTPEGRAALIHSIAHIEFNAINLALDAAFRFADMPREFYVDWLRVASEEAYHFSLLREHLQSLGHDYGDFDAHDGLWQMTQRTAHDATARMALVPRTLEARGLDATPPLQAKFAKAGDARAVEILTIILRDEVGHVAIGNHWYRWLCRRDGLDPIAHYAVLAARHEAPKLRPPFNVEARAAAGFSPEEIAFLTAPA, from the coding sequence ATGAACCCGCGCGAGCGTGCCCTGAGGGTACTGACCCTGACCGATCCTGCCGAAAAGGCGCTGCAGGCGCGCGCGCTCTTCGACACGCTGGACCCTGCCACCGTCGACCCCGCACCGGTGTTCGCCGACCCTGGCGACCTGCCCGGCCGCCCCGCGCGGCCGGTGCTCAAGACCGCTCGCGAGGTGCCCTCGCGCAGCCCGTTCACCCCCGAGGGCCGGGCCGCGCTGATCCACTCCATCGCCCACATCGAGTTCAACGCGATCAACCTCGCCCTCGACGCGGCCTTCCGCTTCGCGGACATGCCCCGCGAGTTCTACGTCGACTGGCTGCGGGTGGCGAGCGAGGAGGCGTACCACTTCTCGCTGCTGCGCGAGCACCTGCAGTCGCTCGGCCACGACTACGGCGACTTCGACGCCCACGACGGCCTGTGGCAGATGACCCAGCGCACGGCGCATGACGCCACCGCCCGCATGGCCCTCGTGCCGCGCACGCTGGAGGCCCGCGGCCTCGACGCCACGCCGCCGCTGCAGGCCAAGTTCGCGAAGGCGGGCGACGCACGCGCCGTGGAGATCCTGACCATCATCCTGCGGGACGAGGTGGGGCATGTCGCCATCGGCAACCACTGGTACCGCTGGCTGTGCCGCCGTGACGGCCTCGACCCGATCGCCCACTACGCGGTGCTGGCCGCGCGGCACGAGGCGCCGAAGCTGCGGCCGCCGTTCAACGTCGAGGCGCGGGCCGCCGCCGGGTTCAGCCCGGAGGAGATCGCGTTCCTCACCGCGCCGGCCTGA
- a CDS encoding capsule assembly Wzi family protein: MPAAPRPPSSRRPAPRWQAGLAGGLLLTATAAWAEPSVPWTPSAAGRHAIERLVDEAGLGLTTTHWPLPAAAVSRALDALPATLPEPLDAARTRVRQELQARRGSQGTLTVRGHRDALAGYGEDATPGSSASWRSPELVGGTVAAQVGGRIDVPADVDRSGAQFRFDDTALVAEALGLQLQAWVHRSWWGPGWQSSLALGNNAPALEAVGLQRAAAGVSESRWLSWMGPWNFEGFVARTDDLSQPVHPYLIGTRLTLRPFRQFEVGLTKMAQWGGEGRPQSLRSFLDTFTGANSNPDTPAEQQIDPANTLAGFDVRLGCPWGWRCSLYAQVMGEDEAGHMPSRHLGLYGLTYWTADGDHRLFAEYAETGCNTPVAQPAARGCAYRNHSYPQGYTTEQRWLGASMGPDSRVITLGWIDAARDGAFKLHWGSIGSRIGTSSLLTDDPRYAGRMVGVSARRAYPVAGVTVTPELDWTRVSAATGTRNDTRVGVSLRAGLDAPSTGSAGAAWSRLSPLDQALWGAGLLAGAALLDHTLDDAAQRHGGSPSAQAVRRFGNALPFLAVGAAGATWLGEHGTVAGDVARSAVTASVTAAVAAQGLKYVVDRSRPSENRGASDFGHGNRGDSSFPSVHAAVAWAAVTPFARQYDATWLYGAAALTNAARVIGRDHWFSDTVAGSLLGYGLGSWFHQRAVRGGDAGTQAQVFIGNRSVAVQVPFR, from the coding sequence GTGCCTGCGGCGCCTCGGCCACCTTCATCGCGCCGCCCCGCGCCACGCTGGCAAGCCGGGCTCGCCGGCGGTCTGCTGCTCACGGCCACCGCGGCCTGGGCCGAGCCGTCCGTGCCGTGGACCCCCAGCGCGGCCGGACGCCACGCCATCGAACGGCTGGTCGACGAGGCGGGCCTCGGGCTCACCACCACGCACTGGCCGCTGCCGGCCGCGGCCGTCTCGCGGGCGCTCGACGCCCTGCCCGCCACGCTCCCCGAGCCGCTCGACGCGGCGCGCACCCGCGTGCGCCAGGAACTGCAGGCCCGCCGCGGCAGCCAGGGCACGCTGACCGTCCGCGGCCACCGCGATGCCCTCGCGGGCTACGGCGAGGATGCGACGCCCGGCAGCTCCGCCAGTTGGCGCAGCCCGGAACTGGTCGGCGGCACCGTGGCCGCCCAGGTGGGCGGACGCATCGACGTGCCGGCCGATGTCGACCGGAGCGGCGCGCAGTTCCGCTTCGACGACACCGCCCTCGTCGCCGAGGCCCTCGGGCTGCAATTGCAGGCCTGGGTGCACCGAAGCTGGTGGGGACCCGGCTGGCAATCGTCGCTGGCACTCGGGAACAATGCGCCTGCGCTCGAGGCCGTGGGGCTGCAGCGGGCCGCGGCCGGCGTCTCGGAGTCACGCTGGCTGTCGTGGATGGGGCCATGGAACTTCGAAGGGTTCGTCGCCCGCACCGACGACCTGAGCCAGCCGGTTCATCCCTACCTGATCGGCACGCGCCTCACGCTGCGCCCCTTCCGCCAGTTCGAGGTCGGGCTCACGAAGATGGCCCAGTGGGGTGGCGAAGGCCGGCCCCAGAGCCTGCGCAGCTTCCTCGACACGTTCACCGGCGCCAACAGCAACCCGGACACGCCTGCCGAGCAGCAGATCGACCCGGCGAACACCCTGGCCGGCTTCGATGTCCGCCTCGGCTGCCCGTGGGGCTGGCGGTGCAGCCTGTACGCGCAGGTGATGGGCGAGGACGAGGCCGGGCACATGCCGTCGCGCCACCTCGGCCTGTACGGCCTCACGTACTGGACGGCGGACGGCGACCACCGCCTGTTCGCCGAGTACGCCGAGACCGGCTGCAACACCCCGGTCGCCCAGCCCGCCGCACGCGGCTGCGCGTACCGGAACCACAGCTACCCGCAGGGCTACACGACGGAGCAGCGCTGGCTCGGCGCCAGCATGGGCCCCGACTCCCGGGTGATCACGCTCGGCTGGATCGACGCGGCCCGCGATGGCGCATTCAAGCTGCACTGGGGTTCCATCGGGTCGCGCATCGGCACGTCGAGCCTGCTCACCGACGACCCGCGGTACGCAGGGCGGATGGTGGGGGTGTCCGCGCGCCGGGCCTACCCCGTCGCGGGCGTCACCGTCACGCCCGAACTCGACTGGACGCGCGTGTCGGCGGCCACAGGCACGCGCAACGACACCCGCGTCGGCGTGAGCCTGCGGGCGGGGCTGGACGCGCCGTCCACCGGTTCTGCGGGCGCGGCGTGGTCCCGCCTTTCGCCACTCGACCAGGCGCTGTGGGGAGCCGGCCTGCTCGCCGGCGCCGCCCTGCTCGACCACACGCTGGACGACGCGGCACAGCGCCACGGCGGCAGCCCGTCGGCCCAAGCCGTGCGCCGCTTCGGCAACGCACTGCCCTTCCTGGCCGTGGGCGCGGCCGGCGCCACCTGGCTCGGCGAACACGGCACGGTCGCGGGCGACGTGGCGCGCAGCGCGGTCACCGCGTCGGTCACCGCCGCGGTGGCGGCCCAGGGACTCAAGTACGTGGTGGACCGCTCCCGTCCGAGCGAGAACCGCGGCGCCTCCGACTTCGGCCACGGGAACCGGGGCGACAGCTCGTTCCCGTCGGTGCACGCGGCCGTCGCCTGGGCCGCGGTCACGCCGTTCGCGCGGCAGTACGACGCCACGTGGCTCTACGGCGCGGCCGCGCTCACCAACGCGGCCCGCGTGATCGGCCGCGACCACTGGTTCTCCGACACGGTGGCCGGCTCGCTGCTCGGCTACGGCCTCGGCAGCTGGTTCCACCAGCGCGCCGTGCGCGGGGGCGATGCCGGTACGCAGGCGCAGGTGTTCATCGGGAACCGGTCGGTCGCGGTGCAGGTGCCCTTCCGCTGA
- a CDS encoding gamma carbonic anhydrase family protein, translated as MAIYQLDDVTPDIDPTAWVADSAQVIGAVTLAENSSVWFGAVLRGDTDRLTVGRNSNIQDGSVLHADHGVPLVIGDDVTVGHQVMLHGCTIGDGSLIGIQAVVLNGAKIGRNCLVGAGALVTEGKEFPDGSLIMGSPAKVVRTMTPEQIAGMHRGTSHYVLNARRFASGLKKIG; from the coding sequence ATGGCCATCTACCAGCTGGACGACGTGACGCCCGACATCGACCCCACCGCGTGGGTGGCCGACAGCGCCCAGGTGATCGGGGCCGTCACGCTCGCGGAAAACAGCAGCGTGTGGTTCGGCGCCGTGCTGCGGGGCGACACCGACCGGCTCACCGTCGGCCGCAACTCGAACATCCAGGATGGCTCCGTGCTGCATGCGGACCACGGCGTGCCCCTCGTGATCGGCGACGACGTGACCGTGGGCCACCAGGTCATGCTGCACGGCTGCACCATCGGCGACGGGTCGCTGATCGGCATCCAGGCGGTGGTCTTGAATGGCGCGAAGATCGGCCGCAACTGTCTGGTCGGGGCCGGCGCGCTGGTCACCGAGGGCAAGGAGTTCCCCGACGGATCGTTGATCATGGGGTCGCCCGCGAAGGTGGTGCGCACGATGACGCCGGAGCAGATCGCGGGCATGCACCGCGGCACCTCCCACTATGTGTTGAACGCCCGCCGCTTCGCGTCGGGCCTGAAGAAGATCGGTTGA
- a CDS encoding LysR substrate-binding domain-containing protein, protein MPPLNTLRAFEAAARLQSFVRAADELHVTHGAVSRQVRQLEDALGVALFERRNRAVFRTPQGTALLEACGEAMGVLGEAVRRIRAPVTASPLVVSCEPTLAMRWLIPRLPAFRAMHPGQEVHLLAAGGPVDFERDRVDVALRRDDFHWDARCHAEAIAPERVGPVCSPALAKVLKKGGPVTLLHSRTRPAAWSHWNRMAKGAVTRAGAAHFEHFYLSLQAAAAGLGVAIGSEWMVADDVREGRLVAPFGFVADGSAYVMLSLEPFDADPRRARFLAWLRESMR, encoded by the coding sequence ATGCCCCCGCTCAACACGCTGCGTGCGTTCGAGGCGGCGGCGCGGCTGCAGAGCTTCGTGCGGGCCGCCGACGAACTCCACGTGACCCATGGCGCCGTGAGCCGCCAGGTCAGGCAGCTCGAGGATGCGCTGGGTGTCGCGCTGTTCGAGCGCCGCAACCGCGCGGTCTTCCGCACGCCGCAAGGCACGGCACTGCTGGAGGCCTGTGGCGAGGCGATGGGCGTGCTGGGCGAGGCGGTGCGGCGCATCCGCGCGCCCGTGACGGCCTCGCCGCTGGTCGTGTCGTGCGAGCCCACGCTCGCGATGCGCTGGCTGATCCCCCGGTTGCCCGCGTTCCGCGCGATGCATCCCGGCCAGGAGGTGCACCTGCTGGCCGCCGGCGGGCCGGTCGACTTCGAACGCGACCGCGTCGACGTGGCGCTGCGCCGCGACGATTTCCATTGGGACGCGCGTTGCCATGCCGAGGCCATCGCGCCGGAGCGCGTGGGGCCGGTGTGTTCGCCGGCGCTCGCGAAGGTGCTGAAGAAGGGCGGCCCGGTGACGCTGCTGCATTCGCGCACCCGCCCTGCGGCGTGGTCCCATTGGAACCGGATGGCGAAGGGGGCGGTGACCCGCGCCGGCGCCGCGCACTTCGAGCACTTCTACCTGAGCCTGCAGGCCGCGGCCGCCGGGCTCGGGGTGGCCATCGGGTCCGAGTGGATGGTGGCCGACGACGTGCGCGAGGGCCGGCTCGTCGCGCCGTTCGGGTTCGTGGCGGACGGCTCGGCCTATGTGATGCTGTCGCTGGAGCCGTTCGATGCGGACCCGCGGCGCGCCCGCTTTCTCGCGTGGCTGCGCGAGTCGATGCGCTGA
- a CDS encoding MFS transporter gives MNPASLTATAPLDAPHDRASFWPAVISLGVGGFAIGTGEFVIMGLLPDVATDLGVTIPQAGHVISAYALGVVIGAPLLAVLAANWSRRSLLVALMALFAVGNLASAMAPGYLSLNLLRFIAALPHGTYFGVAALVAAALAPPERRASAVGLVMCGLTSATLVGVPLAAWLGQHFGWRAAFVLVGAIAAVACVLIWRSVPKMPAAHGASPMRELGALARPQVWLTLGIGAIGFGGMFAVFSYIKPLLTEVTGLSVAAVPLVLSLFGLGMFIGNLVGSRLADRSLNRTIGGVLVWNAIVLGAVVLTAPNVAAISLNVFFVGTIVAIAPALQIRLMDVAGDAQTLAAALNHSAFNLANALGAWLGGVAISAGFGWTSTGWVGALLAVAGMGVFAASLRTARQP, from the coding sequence ATGAACCCCGCCTCGCTCACCGCCACCGCCCCGCTGGACGCCCCCCACGACCGCGCGTCGTTCTGGCCTGCCGTGATCTCCCTCGGCGTCGGCGGTTTCGCCATCGGCACCGGCGAGTTCGTGATCATGGGCCTGCTGCCCGACGTGGCCACCGACCTCGGCGTGACGATCCCCCAGGCCGGCCACGTGATCAGCGCGTACGCGCTGGGCGTGGTGATCGGCGCGCCGCTGCTGGCCGTGCTGGCGGCGAACTGGTCGCGGCGGTCGCTGCTGGTGGCCCTGATGGCGCTGTTCGCCGTCGGCAACCTCGCGAGCGCGATGGCCCCAGGCTACCTGTCGCTCAACCTGCTGCGGTTCATCGCCGCCCTGCCCCACGGCACGTACTTCGGCGTGGCCGCGCTGGTGGCCGCCGCGCTCGCCCCACCCGAACGGCGCGCGAGCGCCGTGGGCCTGGTGATGTGCGGGCTGACCAGCGCGACGCTCGTGGGGGTGCCGCTGGCCGCCTGGCTCGGCCAGCACTTCGGCTGGCGCGCAGCCTTCGTGCTCGTGGGTGCCATCGCCGCGGTGGCCTGCGTGCTGATCTGGCGCAGCGTGCCGAAGATGCCCGCGGCCCATGGCGCGAGCCCCATGCGCGAGCTGGGCGCCCTCGCCCGCCCGCAGGTGTGGCTCACGCTCGGCATCGGCGCCATCGGCTTCGGCGGCATGTTCGCCGTGTTCAGCTACATCAAGCCGCTGCTGACCGAGGTCACCGGCCTCTCGGTGGCCGCCGTGCCGCTGGTGCTGAGCCTGTTCGGCCTCGGCATGTTCATCGGCAACCTCGTGGGCTCGCGCCTCGCCGACCGGTCGCTGAACCGCACCATCGGCGGCGTGCTGGTCTGGAACGCCATCGTGCTGGGCGCGGTGGTGCTCACCGCGCCGAACGTCGCGGCCATCTCGCTGAACGTGTTCTTCGTGGGCACCATCGTGGCCATCGCCCCGGCCCTGCAGATCCGCCTGATGGACGTGGCCGGCGATGCGCAGACCCTCGCCGCCGCGCTGAACCATTCGGCCTTCAACCTTGCCAACGCATTGGGCGCGTGGCTGGGCGGGGTGGCCATCAGCGCCGGCTTCGGCTGGACGTCCACCGGCTGGGTGGGGGCGCTGCTCGCCGTGGCGGGCATGGGTGTGTTCGCCGCGTCGCTGCGCACCGCCCGTCAACCGTAG
- a CDS encoding oxygenase MpaB family protein, whose protein sequence is MSRILPSLLRQPFEAGLSKLLQPEGTGPDDFRFPEGEAALTAPDSVSWRVFKNPVSVFIGGVAAVLLELAEPGVRSGVWLHSSFRERPVERLRRTGYAAMMTVYGPRSRTEALIAGVTRRHGQVNGVAPDGRAYSAADPKLLDWVHATASFGFLEAYHRFVDPVSLPDRDRFYVEGQPAARLYGALSVPSSEADMAALLVRMAPQLEPSDVLHEFLRIVRVMPALPPALRPMQRLLVTAAVMVLPAGLRDRLDLASAATLSPWQEGLVRHVGAAMDHLVLRSHPAVQACRRLGLPDDHLYG, encoded by the coding sequence ATGTCACGAATCCTGCCGTCCCTGCTGCGACAACCCTTCGAAGCGGGGCTTTCGAAGCTGCTGCAGCCCGAGGGGACGGGCCCCGACGACTTCCGTTTCCCCGAGGGCGAGGCCGCCCTGACGGCACCGGACTCCGTGTCGTGGCGCGTGTTCAAGAACCCGGTGTCGGTGTTCATCGGCGGGGTGGCAGCGGTGCTGCTGGAACTGGCCGAGCCTGGCGTGCGCAGCGGCGTCTGGCTGCATTCGAGCTTCCGCGAGCGGCCGGTGGAGCGCCTGCGGCGCACCGGCTACGCGGCGATGATGACCGTGTACGGACCGCGCTCACGCACCGAGGCGCTGATCGCCGGGGTCACGCGGCGGCACGGACAGGTCAACGGGGTCGCGCCGGACGGCCGGGCCTACAGCGCCGCCGACCCGAAGCTCCTCGACTGGGTGCATGCGACGGCGTCGTTCGGTTTCCTGGAGGCGTACCACCGCTTCGTGGACCCGGTCTCGTTGCCGGACCGCGACCGCTTCTACGTGGAAGGCCAGCCGGCCGCGCGTCTGTACGGCGCGCTGTCCGTGCCGAGCTCGGAAGCGGACATGGCCGCGCTGCTGGTGCGCATGGCGCCACAGCTCGAGCCGTCGGACGTGCTGCACGAGTTCCTGCGCATCGTGCGGGTGATGCCGGCACTGCCACCCGCGCTGCGGCCCATGCAGCGGTTGCTGGTCACGGCCGCGGTGATGGTGCTGCCGGCCGGCCTGCGCGACCGGCTGGACCTGGCGAGTGCCGCCACGCTGTCACCGTGGCAGGAAGGCCTGGTGCGGCATGTCGGGGCGGCGATGGACCACCTCGTGCTGCGCAGCCACCCGGCGGTGCAGGCCTGCCGGCGGCTGGGCCTGCCGGACGATCACCTCTACGGTTGA
- a CDS encoding CopD family protein: MAYALLKTVHLVSVVVWIGGMFFAHFCLRPAAMTLAPPQRLPLMTLALGRFFQAVAVAIVLILASGGWMVWRVASTTKATGGPFNMPLEWHVMMGLGVVMMLIFGHIRFALYPRLRRAVAASDWPAGGEALASIRGWVAINLTIGIVIVLVTLMGTAT; the protein is encoded by the coding sequence ATGGCCTATGCCCTGCTGAAGACGGTCCACCTGGTGTCCGTGGTGGTGTGGATCGGGGGCATGTTCTTCGCCCACTTCTGCCTGCGGCCTGCGGCGATGACGCTCGCGCCGCCGCAGCGCCTGCCGCTCATGACCCTGGCGCTCGGCCGCTTCTTCCAGGCGGTGGCCGTGGCCATCGTGCTGATCCTCGCGAGCGGCGGGTGGATGGTGTGGCGGGTGGCCTCCACCACGAAGGCCACGGGCGGGCCGTTCAACATGCCGCTCGAGTGGCACGTGATGATGGGCCTCGGCGTCGTGATGATGCTGATCTTCGGCCACATCCGCTTCGCCCTCTACCCACGGCTGCGCCGCGCGGTGGCCGCCTCCGACTGGCCGGCCGGTGGCGAGGCCCTCGCGTCCATCCGCGGGTGGGTGGCGATCAACCTGACCATCGGCATCGTGATCGTGCTGGTCACGCTGATGGGCACGGCGACCTGA